In a single window of the Bradyrhizobium erythrophlei genome:
- a CDS encoding amidase family protein, producing MMNKHILALAACLAAVATPVLATDFKVEEATIPEIERAFRDHRLTCHQLVQTYLDRIAAYNKQGPKLNAVLTMNGSALAAADHLDAAFAQGGAVGPLHCVPVVLKDNYNTADLPTTGGSLSLEGAQPDKDAFVVARLRAAGAIVLAKTNMHEFALSGTTVSSLGGQTLNPYDLTRTPGGSSGGTGVAVASNLAMAGTGSDTVNSIRSPSSANALVGVRPTHGLLSLNGIMPVSSTQDAIGPLARHVADAAAMLQAMAAADPADPQTADHPHPDYTAALDANALKGQRIGVLRVMFGSKPEHREVNEVMQQAVSAMKQAGAELIVIDAPELDADQLIAQNDVQKYEFKAVMDRYLATIPNAPAKTVDAIYAGGRYNHPTLEGFLKSAVSFKDGLSEADYQVRLDRDVKTRALLEKVMDDNHLDAVVYPLQKRLVVPLTELNQADRNGILASVTGFPAITVPAGFSSPTDTAPLGVPVGMDILGKPWSEAKLLSLAYSFEQATHFRRSPESTPPLPSEK from the coding sequence ATGATGAACAAGCACATTCTTGCCTTGGCCGCTTGCCTCGCAGCCGTGGCTACGCCCGTCCTCGCTACCGACTTCAAGGTTGAGGAGGCGACGATTCCGGAGATCGAGCGGGCGTTCCGCGATCACCGCCTGACCTGCCACCAACTCGTCCAAACCTACCTCGACCGGATCGCGGCCTACAACAAGCAAGGACCGAAGCTCAATGCCGTCCTGACCATGAATGGAAGTGCGCTGGCCGCGGCCGACCACCTCGATGCCGCCTTCGCCCAAGGCGGAGCGGTCGGCCCGTTGCACTGCGTGCCGGTCGTTCTCAAGGACAACTACAATACCGCGGACCTGCCGACCACCGGCGGCTCGCTGTCGCTCGAGGGCGCGCAGCCTGACAAGGACGCCTTCGTCGTCGCGCGGCTGCGCGCGGCGGGCGCCATCGTCCTGGCCAAGACCAACATGCACGAGTTTGCCCTTTCGGGCACCACGGTGAGTTCGCTCGGCGGCCAGACCCTGAACCCCTACGACCTGACGCGTACCCCCGGCGGCTCGAGCGGCGGCACCGGCGTGGCTGTGGCCAGCAACCTGGCGATGGCCGGGACCGGCTCCGACACCGTCAACTCCATCCGCTCGCCCTCCTCGGCCAACGCGCTGGTCGGTGTGCGGCCAACCCACGGGCTGCTCAGCCTCAACGGCATCATGCCGGTCTCCAGCACGCAGGACGCCATCGGGCCGCTTGCCCGCCACGTCGCCGACGCCGCCGCCATGTTGCAGGCGATGGCGGCAGCCGATCCGGCCGATCCGCAGACCGCGGACCACCCCCACCCGGACTACACCGCCGCGCTCGACGCCAACGCGCTCAAGGGCCAACGGATCGGGGTGCTGCGCGTGATGTTCGGATCGAAGCCCGAGCACCGCGAAGTCAACGAGGTGATGCAGCAGGCCGTCTCGGCGATGAAACAGGCTGGCGCCGAGCTCATCGTCATTGATGCGCCGGAGCTGGACGCGGACCAGCTCATCGCCCAGAACGACGTGCAGAAGTACGAGTTCAAGGCGGTGATGGACCGCTATCTCGCCACCATCCCGAACGCGCCGGCCAAGACAGTGGATGCCATCTATGCGGGCGGACGCTACAACCACCCGACCCTCGAGGGTTTCCTGAAATCCGCCGTCTCCTTCAAGGACGGCCTGTCCGAGGCGGACTACCAGGTCCGGCTCGACCGCGACGTCAAGACCCGCGCCCTTCTTGAGAAGGTGATGGACGACAACCACCTTGATGCCGTCGTCTATCCCTTGCAAAAGCGGCTCGTGGTACCTCTCACCGAACTCAACCAAGCCGACCGCAACGGCATACTGGCATCGGTGACCGGATTCCCGGCGATTACGGTCCCTGCCGGGTTCTCCTCGCCGACCGATACCGCCCCGCTTGGCGTCCCGGTCGGCATGGACATTCTCGGCAAGCCATGGAGCGAGGCGAAGCTGCTGTCGCTGGCCTATTCGTTCGAGCAGGCGACGCATTTCCGCCGCTCGCCGGAGAGCACGCCGCCGCTGCCCTCGGAGAAATAA
- a CDS encoding serine hydrolase domain-containing protein, with protein MASCRPGLGGPADQPERDANPGSAYYPDTTWQHRTPSESDVSPDLLQEAIDFAVAGETKAPRDLVMNHYQTFGREPFGYAIGPIKERGDPTGIIIHKGYIVTEWGDPLRVDMTHSVTKSFLSSVVGLAVERGMIKSVDDAVRDYVAPIQLYAPPSTTNKSDRLNTPDLLLPFESPHNRTVTWDNLLRQTSDWDGTLWGKPDWVDRPDENPAEWTTRPRSKPGTVYKYNDTRTNVLALATLNVWRRPLPQVLKENIMDPIGASNTWRWFGYENSWVVLDGSLMQSVTGGGHWGGGMYINAYDMARFGYLTLRHGKWKDRQLLSEKWIDQARTPTKPEPIYGYMNWFLNTDGKRWPSAPATAFAHSGNGTNMVYVDPEHDLVAVVRWIDPEAIDGFLKRLLAAIDHG; from the coding sequence ATGGCTTCTTGTCGTCCCGGTCTGGGTGGGCCAGCCGATCAACCTGAGAGAGATGCAAATCCAGGTTCGGCCTATTACCCTGATACGACGTGGCAGCACAGGACGCCTTCAGAATCGGACGTCAGTCCGGACCTCCTGCAGGAAGCGATCGATTTCGCGGTCGCCGGGGAGACGAAGGCACCCCGCGATCTGGTGATGAACCACTATCAAACCTTCGGCCGCGAACCGTTCGGCTACGCGATCGGGCCTATCAAGGAACGCGGTGATCCAACTGGAATCATCATTCACAAGGGCTACATCGTAACTGAATGGGGAGATCCGCTGAGGGTAGATATGACTCACAGCGTAACCAAGAGCTTCCTTTCCAGCGTCGTCGGACTTGCCGTCGAGCGGGGCATGATAAAGAGCGTCGATGACGCCGTGAGGGATTATGTCGCGCCGATACAGCTCTACGCTCCGCCCTCGACCACCAATAAATCGGATCGACTCAACACGCCCGATCTGCTGTTGCCGTTTGAATCGCCGCACAACCGCACGGTCACCTGGGATAATCTGTTGCGGCAGACCAGTGACTGGGATGGCACGCTGTGGGGCAAGCCCGATTGGGTCGACCGGCCCGACGAGAATCCGGCGGAATGGACCACGCGGCCGCGAAGCAAACCGGGCACCGTGTATAAATACAATGACACCCGCACCAATGTTTTGGCGCTCGCAACCCTTAATGTCTGGCGACGCCCGCTGCCGCAGGTCCTGAAGGAAAACATCATGGACCCGATCGGCGCCTCCAACACCTGGCGCTGGTTCGGCTACGAGAATTCCTGGGTGGTGCTGGATGGCAGCTTGATGCAGTCGGTGACCGGCGGTGGGCACTGGGGCGGCGGCATGTATATCAATGCCTACGACATGGCCCGCTTCGGTTACCTCACGCTGCGTCACGGCAAGTGGAAAGATCGTCAACTGCTCTCGGAGAAATGGATCGATCAGGCACGCACGCCGACCAAGCCCGAGCCGATCTACGGCTACATGAACTGGTTCCTCAACACCGACGGCAAGCGCTGGCCGAGTGCTCCGGCCACCGCTTTCGCCCATAGCGGCAACGGCACCAATATGGTCTATGTCGATCCGGAGCACGATCTCGTGGCCGTGGTTCGCTGGATCGATCCTGAGGCCATCGACGGTTTCCTGAAACGATTGCTCGCGGCCATCGATCACGGATAG
- a CDS encoding ABC transporter substrate-binding protein yields MQTDTWRRGALLAACMTLAMAAPALAQKSADTLRITWRDAIPDVDPYYNSQRTSMVVAFHAFDCLVYRDPATMEIKPALATSWKQVDATTIDFTLREGVTFQNGDPFTADDVVYTINDIIHDKQVAIPAYYTSFAGAEKIDDFHVRIRLTGVSPAVMEYLAMVTPIWPKAYREKIGADAYAHAPIGTGPYKITKVDGTTEIDMERYDGYYAGSPKGRPAIRYIKIHEVPDATTELTELLGGRADWIWGYNADQFANIARMPNLESVRFGTMRVHFMTVDGAGRSGADNPLTKLKVRQAIISAIDRATMAKQLIQGDSQVIDTPCFPSQFGCDVSAAVKYPYDPAKAKQLLTEAGYPNGFDTELVSYATPQVGAAVQNYLKAVGINLRIQQLQIGAAIQLAEAGKAPLYSGSWGSNSVNDASAFMPYWLGGGLNDYARDADVQDLLKQAGGSIDPELRRKAFSEAIHLATERVDFVPLFSDVRYVAFSKQLNFQGFPDDVPRFYLSSWK; encoded by the coding sequence ATGCAAACGGATACCTGGCGCCGCGGCGCACTCTTGGCCGCCTGCATGACCCTGGCAATGGCGGCCCCGGCGCTTGCGCAAAAATCGGCTGACACCCTGCGCATCACCTGGCGCGATGCCATTCCCGATGTCGACCCGTACTATAATTCCCAACGCACCAGCATGGTCGTGGCCTTTCATGCTTTCGATTGTCTGGTGTATCGCGATCCCGCAACCATGGAGATAAAGCCTGCTTTGGCCACATCGTGGAAGCAGGTCGATGCCACCACGATCGACTTCACCTTGCGCGAGGGCGTGACGTTCCAGAACGGCGATCCGTTTACCGCCGATGACGTGGTGTACACGATCAACGACATCATCCACGACAAACAGGTGGCCATCCCCGCCTATTACACGTCCTTCGCCGGCGCGGAGAAGATCGACGACTTTCACGTCCGCATCAGGCTGACCGGTGTGTCTCCGGCCGTGATGGAATACCTCGCGATGGTCACGCCGATCTGGCCGAAGGCCTATCGCGAGAAAATCGGTGCCGATGCCTACGCCCATGCCCCGATCGGCACCGGCCCCTACAAGATCACCAAGGTCGACGGTACCACCGAGATCGATATGGAGCGGTATGACGGCTACTATGCCGGCAGCCCCAAGGGCCGGCCCGCCATCCGGTACATCAAGATCCACGAAGTGCCCGACGCTACAACCGAACTGACCGAGCTGCTCGGCGGACGAGCCGATTGGATCTGGGGCTATAATGCCGATCAGTTCGCGAATATCGCCCGGATGCCAAATCTGGAATCGGTGCGGTTCGGCACCATGCGGGTCCATTTCATGACCGTCGACGGCGCTGGCCGTTCAGGCGCCGACAATCCGCTGACCAAGCTGAAGGTGCGGCAGGCGATTATCTCGGCAATCGACCGCGCCACGATGGCTAAGCAGCTGATCCAGGGCGATTCGCAGGTCATCGACACGCCGTGTTTCCCGAGCCAGTTCGGCTGTGACGTATCGGCGGCCGTGAAATATCCATATGACCCCGCCAAGGCCAAGCAGCTTCTGACTGAGGCTGGTTATCCCAACGGCTTCGATACCGAGCTCGTGTCTTATGCGACACCGCAGGTCGGCGCCGCCGTGCAGAACTATCTCAAGGCCGTCGGCATCAACCTGCGCATCCAGCAGCTGCAGATCGGCGCCGCCATCCAGTTGGCGGAAGCAGGCAAGGCGCCGTTGTATTCGGGAAGTTGGGGCAGCAATTCCGTCAACGATGCCTCGGCGTTCATGCCCTATTGGCTCGGCGGGGGATTGAACGACTACGCGCGCGATGCCGACGTGCAAGACCTGTTGAAACAGGCCGGGGGGAGCATCGATCCGGAGCTGCGTCGCAAGGCCTTTAGCGAGGCAATCCACCTGGCCACGGAACGTGTTGATTTCGTACCGCTGTTCAGCGACGTCCGCTATGTCGCATTTTCAAAGCAATTGAATTTCCAGGGCTTCCCGGACGATGTGCCGCGCTTCTATTTGTCGAGCTGGAAGTAG
- a CDS encoding ABC transporter ATP-binding protein produces the protein MTHAIEVRNVYREFHQRAGTAGARRPVRAVDGVTFSLPAGDVLGVVGESGCGKSTLARLIMGLLPPTSGEVLVDGRSLAGLDRRERARLIQPVFQDPFSSLNPRQRIRDIVGLPLAAQGDLPRARQVDRVMAMLARVGISSEMAERMPGQLSGGQRQRVAIARALVLHPRIVVCDEPTSALDMSVQAQILNLLAELRRELGLTYLFISHNLAVVEHIATEVAVMYLGRIVEQAPVQDLFRTPTHPYTQALLASVLTPDPALGIPDVGLGDAYPDPTNIPPGCRFHPRCPSAFAKCAATMPDNIRKDGRLVECLLAIPA, from the coding sequence ATGACCCATGCGATCGAAGTTCGGAACGTATACCGGGAGTTTCACCAGCGCGCCGGTACGGCGGGCGCCCGTCGCCCGGTGCGCGCGGTGGATGGGGTGACATTCTCGCTCCCGGCGGGCGATGTGCTCGGTGTGGTCGGCGAGTCCGGTTGCGGCAAGTCAACGCTCGCCCGTCTCATCATGGGCCTGCTGCCACCAACCTCGGGTGAGGTACTGGTAGATGGACGCAGCCTGGCCGGGTTAGACCGACGCGAACGCGCCCGACTGATCCAGCCCGTGTTTCAGGACCCGTTCTCTTCGCTCAACCCGCGCCAGCGCATTCGCGACATCGTCGGCCTGCCGCTGGCCGCCCAGGGCGACCTGCCGAGGGCGCGGCAGGTCGATCGCGTCATGGCGATGCTGGCGCGCGTCGGAATTTCCAGCGAGATGGCCGAGCGCATGCCTGGCCAGCTTTCCGGCGGACAGCGGCAGCGAGTGGCCATCGCGCGTGCGCTTGTGCTGCACCCGCGCATTGTGGTGTGCGACGAACCCACCAGCGCGCTGGATATGTCCGTGCAGGCGCAGATTCTCAATCTGCTGGCGGAATTGCGGCGAGAGCTTGGACTGACTTATCTCTTCATCAGTCACAACCTGGCGGTGGTGGAACACATCGCCACGGAAGTGGCGGTGATGTACCTCGGCCGCATCGTCGAGCAGGCGCCGGTGCAGGACCTTTTCCGCACACCCACGCACCCCTACACACAGGCGCTTCTGGCCTCCGTGCTGACACCGGATCCGGCGCTAGGCATTCCCGATGTCGGTCTGGGCGACGCCTACCCGGATCCCACCAATATCCCACCGGGCTGTCGTTTCCACCCGCGTTGTCCGAGCGCCTTCGCGAAATGCGCGGCAACGATGCCCGACAATATTCGCAAGGATGGCCGGCTGGTCGAGTGTCTGCTGGCGATTCCGGCATAG
- a CDS encoding ABC transporter ATP-binding protein — protein MTPLVQDPVLSVANLRVSFGGRTEAVRGVSLAVARGETHCVVGESGCGKSISALSVMNLLPRGATRTADHIRFHGQDMLDLSERQIARLRGDKIAMIFQEPMTSLNPAYTIGSQMSEVFERHRRVTRRQAMDRAAELLARVGITAPGMRLGQYPHQLSGGLRQRMMIAMALMCDPELLIADEPTTALDVTVQAQILRLLKKLQQELGLALLLITHDLGVVARMAQHVSVMYAGEVVETGTVAEVFAAPTHPYTRGLLDCIPVPGKTQTGEPLGSIPGVVPRMPPGFAGCGFRDRCTLAMPECAQTVPLRNAGRDHCYLCRLPPDWKRAVAA, from the coding sequence ATGACACCCTTGGTTCAAGACCCGGTCCTCAGCGTCGCCAATCTGCGCGTGTCCTTCGGCGGGCGAACCGAAGCGGTGCGGGGCGTATCACTGGCGGTGGCGCGCGGTGAAACGCATTGCGTGGTCGGGGAGTCCGGCTGCGGCAAATCCATTTCGGCGCTGTCGGTGATGAACCTGTTGCCGCGTGGGGCCACCCGCACCGCCGATCACATCCGCTTTCACGGGCAGGATATGCTGGACCTGTCGGAGCGCCAGATTGCACGGCTGCGCGGCGACAAGATTGCGATGATCTTCCAGGAACCGATGACGAGCCTGAACCCTGCCTACACCATCGGGTCGCAAATGTCCGAGGTGTTCGAACGCCATCGTCGGGTCACGCGGCGGCAGGCCATGGACAGAGCCGCCGAACTGCTGGCGCGCGTGGGCATCACCGCGCCGGGGATGCGCCTGGGCCAGTATCCCCATCAACTCTCCGGCGGCCTGCGACAGCGGATGATGATCGCCATGGCGCTGATGTGCGATCCGGAATTGCTGATCGCCGACGAACCCACAACGGCCCTCGATGTGACGGTGCAGGCGCAGATCCTGCGGCTGCTGAAGAAGCTGCAGCAGGAGCTGGGGCTGGCATTGCTGTTGATCACGCATGATCTCGGTGTGGTGGCGCGCATGGCGCAGCATGTCTCGGTGATGTATGCGGGCGAGGTGGTCGAAACCGGCACGGTGGCCGAGGTGTTCGCCGCGCCCACGCACCCCTACACGCGCGGGCTGCTGGACTGCATCCCCGTGCCCGGCAAGACGCAGACTGGCGAGCCCCTTGGCAGCATTCCGGGCGTGGTGCCGCGCATGCCGCCGGGCTTCGCGGGTTGTGGATTTCGCGACCGCTGCACTTTGGCCATGCCGGAATGTGCCCAGACCGTGCCGCTGCGCAATGCCGGCCGCGATCATTGCTATCTCTGCCGGCTGCCGCCGGATTGGAAGCGAGCTGTGGCGGCATGA
- a CDS encoding ABC transporter permease, with protein sequence MSDSVIAQDVIKQQLPARRRLPAFRHLATLLGAAIVGAALLVAIFAPYLTPHDPFAQDLNLRLIPPVWMDGSQPAHLLGTDQIGRDYLSRLIYGTRISMLIGVLTVITSGVIGVTLGIIGGFYGGRTDDIVMFLITCRLSIPLILVALTVVALVGSSLAVVILTLGLLLWDRFAVVARTTTMQVRNLDYIAAAQAAGASRVHLLVREVLPNIANHLVVVATLEMALAILLEAALSFLGLGVPPPLPSWGLMIAEAKEYMFFSPWVIMTPGVALFVLVLGINLLGDGLRDMLGADLRQ encoded by the coding sequence ATGAGTGACAGTGTCATTGCACAAGACGTGATTAAACAACAGCTGCCGGCGCGTCGGCGGTTACCTGCCTTTCGTCACCTCGCCACGCTGCTGGGAGCGGCGATCGTCGGGGCCGCGTTGCTGGTCGCTATTTTCGCGCCCTATCTGACGCCGCATGATCCGTTCGCTCAGGATCTCAACCTGCGCCTCATCCCCCCGGTGTGGATGGATGGCAGCCAACCGGCGCATCTGTTGGGCACGGATCAGATCGGGCGGGATTACCTGTCGCGCCTGATCTACGGCACGCGCATTTCCATGTTGATCGGCGTGCTGACCGTCATCACATCGGGCGTCATCGGCGTTACGCTGGGAATCATCGGCGGATTCTATGGCGGCCGGACCGACGACATTGTGATGTTCCTGATCACCTGCCGGCTGTCGATCCCGCTGATCCTGGTGGCGTTGACGGTGGTGGCGCTGGTTGGCAGTTCGCTTGCCGTGGTGATTCTCACGCTCGGGCTGTTGCTGTGGGACCGCTTCGCCGTGGTGGCGCGTACCACCACGATGCAGGTGCGCAACCTCGATTACATCGCCGCCGCCCAGGCCGCCGGTGCCTCGCGCGTGCATCTTTTGGTACGCGAGGTGCTTCCCAATATTGCCAATCACCTGGTGGTGGTGGCAACGCTGGAAATGGCACTGGCGATCCTGCTTGAAGCGGCCTTGTCATTTCTCGGCCTGGGCGTGCCGCCGCCATTGCCGAGTTGGGGGTTGATGATCGCCGAGGCTAAGGAATACATGTTCTTCAGTCCGTGGGTGATCATGACCCCGGGGGTCGCGCTGTTCGTCCTGGTGCTCGGAATCAACCTGCTGGGTGATGGGCTGCGCGACATGCTGGGCGCGGATCTGCGGCAATGA
- a CDS encoding ABC transporter permease encodes MRLFIFRRLLLAALVCLTVLVVSFILTRLSGDLAASIAGPNASAADIAIITKNYGLDRPLVVQFLEWAGHAAEGDLGRSFLYHVPVWGLIRDRLPVTLTLGLTGLAIALLVAVPLGILAAVREGSAMDRGIMMVALLGQAMPGFWFGLVMIVLLGLRLQWLPISGVDTWQGYIMPGIVLAFSAIPALMRLTRSGMIDALAADYIRTARAKGLSRAKIILKHALRNAAMPVVSIAAVQLGFMLGGSVVIESVFALPGVGYLAWESITKNDFPVVQAVVLFLAVIYIALTLLADMMNALLDPRLRG; translated from the coding sequence ATGCGACTGTTTATATTCCGCAGACTGTTGCTGGCCGCCCTGGTGTGCCTGACCGTTCTGGTCGTCAGCTTCATCTTGACACGCCTTTCCGGCGACCTGGCCGCGTCGATCGCGGGCCCCAACGCCAGCGCAGCCGATATCGCCATCATTACGAAGAATTACGGCCTCGACCGGCCGTTGGTTGTGCAGTTTCTCGAATGGGCCGGCCATGCTGCCGAGGGCGATCTCGGCCGATCCTTTCTCTACCATGTCCCGGTCTGGGGACTGATCCGCGACCGGTTACCGGTCACCCTGACACTTGGGCTAACCGGCCTTGCGATCGCGCTGTTGGTCGCCGTGCCGCTGGGCATTCTGGCGGCGGTGCGGGAGGGCTCGGCGATGGATCGAGGCATCATGATGGTGGCACTGCTGGGGCAGGCGATGCCGGGCTTTTGGTTTGGTCTGGTCATGATCGTCCTGCTTGGCCTGCGCCTGCAATGGTTGCCAATTTCGGGCGTGGACACATGGCAGGGCTACATCATGCCGGGGATCGTGCTGGCCTTTTCGGCAATCCCGGCACTGATGCGCCTGACGCGGTCGGGAATGATCGACGCATTGGCGGCGGATTACATTCGCACCGCGCGCGCAAAGGGATTGAGCCGCGCGAAAATTATCCTCAAGCACGCCTTGCGCAATGCGGCGATGCCAGTGGTCTCCATCGCGGCCGTGCAGCTTGGCTTTATGTTGGGAGGGTCCGTGGTGATCGAGTCGGTATTCGCACTGCCGGGCGTTGGCTATCTGGCCTGGGAATCGATCACCAAAAATGATTTTCCGGTGGTACAGGCCGTCGTGCTGTTCCTGGCCGTCATCTACATCGCACTGACATTGCTGGCGGACATGATGAATGCGCTGCTCGATCCAAGGTTGCGGGGATGA
- a CDS encoding xanthine dehydrogenase family protein molybdopterin-binding subunit yields the protein MNVITNNKWIGQRTIRPDGVDKVTGRAAFAADTAMPGMIWGKVLRSPHPHARIKSIDTSKAKALPGVKAVVTARDIVDFPVDKSVILGIQDMRWMCRNVMAREKALFPGHPVAAVAATTEAIAAQACTLIEVNYEVLPWSIEIEDAIKPDAPILHDFMKFEDKPSNIGGRIEVKKGDIGQGFAAAEVVIERTFTTRPVHQGYIEPHACLVSVGADNKTTIWSSSQGQFMVRAMTAHLTGIPQSDIRAIPAEIGGGFGGKTIVYLEPLATLLAKKSGRPVKMVMTREEVMRATGPTSGSKSTVKIGATRDGRIVAAQGTFYLQAGALPGSPIRGAVGCSFSPYDIPNVLSVGFDVLSNRSKVAAYRAPGAPIGAYAVECVLDELASELKMDPLELRLKNAAKQGTKAAHGPVFPRIGYIETLEAAMAHPHYKAPLGKLQGRGVASGFWFNAGGESSAQVNITEDGNVVVTTGHPDIGGSRAAIANICAELLGIDYRRVSVLIGDTATIGFSNLTGGSRVLFASAMVVTQSTDKIITTLRERAAKIWEIDPDAVKWENGAAHPVSPNAGQFEPLTLAELAAKAPRMGGPIGAGVQLNTEGAEGGFGTHICDVEVDVDLGIVRVIRYTAVQDVGRAVHPSYVEGQMQGGVAQGIGWALNEEYIYNREGKVDNAGFLDYRMPVCSDLPMLDTVMVEVPNPKHPQGVKGVGEVPLVPVMAAVANAVHNALGKRLYSLPMSPPKVLAALETT from the coding sequence GTGAACGTCATCACCAACAACAAGTGGATCGGCCAGCGCACCATTCGCCCCGACGGGGTCGACAAGGTCACCGGCCGCGCGGCCTTTGCCGCCGACACCGCGATGCCCGGCATGATCTGGGGCAAGGTATTGCGCAGCCCACATCCGCACGCCCGCATCAAGTCGATCGACACCTCGAAGGCCAAGGCGCTACCGGGGGTCAAGGCGGTGGTCACCGCGCGCGACATCGTCGATTTCCCCGTCGACAAGTCGGTCATACTGGGCATCCAGGACATGCGCTGGATGTGCCGCAACGTGATGGCGCGCGAGAAGGCGCTGTTTCCAGGCCACCCCGTCGCGGCCGTCGCCGCCACGACCGAGGCGATCGCGGCACAAGCCTGTACGCTGATCGAAGTGAACTACGAGGTCCTGCCATGGTCGATCGAGATCGAGGATGCAATCAAGCCCGACGCGCCGATACTCCACGACTTCATGAAGTTCGAGGACAAGCCGTCCAATATTGGCGGTAGAATCGAGGTCAAGAAGGGTGACATCGGGCAAGGGTTCGCCGCGGCAGAGGTCGTCATCGAGCGCACCTTCACGACTCGTCCGGTGCATCAGGGCTATATCGAGCCTCACGCCTGCCTCGTCAGCGTCGGTGCCGACAACAAGACGACGATCTGGAGTTCAAGCCAGGGCCAGTTCATGGTGCGCGCCATGACCGCGCACCTGACGGGGATTCCGCAGAGCGACATCCGTGCCATTCCGGCGGAGATCGGCGGCGGCTTCGGCGGCAAGACTATCGTCTATCTCGAGCCGCTCGCGACCCTGCTCGCAAAGAAATCCGGCCGTCCGGTGAAGATGGTGATGACCCGCGAAGAGGTGATGCGTGCGACAGGGCCGACCTCAGGCTCGAAAAGCACGGTCAAGATCGGCGCGACCAGGGACGGCAGAATCGTCGCCGCGCAAGGCACCTTCTATCTGCAGGCGGGTGCTCTCCCGGGCTCCCCGATTCGTGGTGCGGTCGGGTGCAGCTTTTCGCCTTACGATATTCCGAACGTTCTTTCGGTGGGGTTCGACGTCCTCTCCAACCGCTCGAAGGTTGCGGCCTATCGTGCGCCAGGCGCGCCGATCGGCGCGTATGCGGTGGAGTGCGTGCTTGATGAACTGGCCTCCGAACTAAAGATGGATCCGTTGGAACTGCGGTTGAAGAATGCCGCTAAGCAAGGGACCAAAGCAGCGCACGGTCCGGTTTTCCCGCGCATCGGTTACATCGAGACGCTTGAAGCGGCGATGGCACATCCGCACTACAAGGCACCGCTCGGTAAGCTGCAAGGCCGCGGCGTCGCCTCTGGCTTCTGGTTCAACGCCGGCGGCGAATCGAGTGCGCAGGTCAACATCACCGAGGACGGCAACGTCGTTGTCACAACCGGCCATCCGGATATCGGCGGCTCGCGCGCGGCGATCGCCAACATCTGCGCCGAGCTTCTCGGTATCGACTACCGGCGCGTGTCGGTCCTGATCGGCGACACCGCGACGATCGGCTTCTCGAACCTGACCGGAGGCAGCCGCGTGCTGTTTGCGTCAGCGATGGTGGTGACGCAATCGACGGACAAGATCATCACCACGCTGCGCGAACGAGCGGCGAAGATTTGGGAGATCGACCCGGACGCGGTCAAATGGGAAAATGGCGCGGCGCACCCGGTCAGCCCCAACGCCGGCCAGTTTGAACCGCTGACCCTTGCCGAACTGGCAGCCAAGGCCCCGCGGATGGGCGGGCCGATCGGTGCCGGCGTGCAACTCAACACGGAAGGCGCAGAGGGCGGCTTCGGCACGCACATCTGCGACGTGGAGGTGGATGTCGATCTAGGGATTGTACGCGTCATCCGCTACACCGCCGTGCAGGACGTCGGCCGGGCGGTGCATCCGAGCTATGTAGAGGGCCAGATGCAGGGCGGCGTTGCGCAGGGGATCGGTTGGGCGCTGAACGAGGAGTACATTTACAATAGGGAAGGCAAGGTCGACAACGCGGGCTTCCTCGACTATCGCATGCCCGTATGCTCGGACCTGCCGATGCTCGACACAGTAATGGTCGAAGTGCCGAACCCGAAGCATCCGCAAGGCGTGAAGGGCGTCGGCGAAGTCCCGCTCGTACCGGTGATGGCCGCAGTCGCCAACGCCGTCCACAACGCGCTCGGTAAACGCCTCTACAGTCTGCCGATGTCACCGCCAAAGGTATTGGCGGCGCTTGAAACAACTTAG
- a CDS encoding (2Fe-2S)-binding protein yields the protein MAKLHVSTTINGEPAEFLCEPYETMLDALRGPLGLTGSKEGCASGDCGACSITLDDRLVCSCLMLAAEAEGRQVRTIEGMAQGDRLHPLQQKFLEMAALQCGICTSGMLVASEALLQKNPRPSEEEVRFWLAGNLCRCTGYDKIVRAVLETAADMREAVQ from the coding sequence ATGGCCAAACTGCATGTTTCCACCACGATCAATGGTGAACCGGCGGAGTTTCTGTGCGAGCCGTACGAAACCATGCTCGATGCGTTACGCGGGCCACTCGGCCTGACCGGATCGAAGGAAGGCTGCGCGTCGGGCGATTGTGGCGCGTGCAGCATCACCCTGGATGATCGCCTTGTCTGCTCCTGCCTGATGCTTGCCGCCGAAGCCGAAGGCCGTCAGGTCCGCACCATCGAAGGCATGGCCCAGGGCGACAGGCTGCATCCGCTGCAGCAGAAGTTTCTCGAAATGGCGGCGCTGCAGTGCGGCATCTGCACATCGGGCATGTTGGTCGCCTCGGAAGCCCTGCTGCAGAAGAATCCGCGGCCGAGCGAGGAAGAGGTTCGCTTCTGGCTTGCCGGCAATCTCTGCCGGTGCACCGGTTACGACAAGATTGTTCGCGCGGTTCTTGAGACCGCCGCTGATATGCGGGAGGCAGTGCAGTGA